ACAGTAGCCAGGCTGCTTAGAGGAATACTGACGCCGGCGTTATTGCTAACATGAATGCGGGAGAGTTCTTCGGGCGTTGCGTATTGCGCCATCAAACGAACGCTGGTTTCCTGGCGATCATTAAATACGGAGCCTGCAGGAGTGAGAAGATTTTCCTGTTCGATGCGTTTGGCGATCTGCGATAGAGAAATGTTGAAAAAATTGAGCTTGTCCTTCTGGATTTCTACGGCAACTTCCTTATCGCGGCCGCCAAAAAGTTGTACGTCGGAAACGCCGCCGGCGCGCTGCATACGTTCCAGAAAGACATCGTTGGCCAGGCTGTAGATATCGGCCAAGGGCTTATCGGCGATGACGGAGATTTCCATGATTGGCGCCGCGTTGACGTCGCGCTTCATGACCACTGGCTGGTTAATGCCTGTTGGCAGGCGGTTTAATGCGGAATTGACATATTCTGAAGCGTTAATGGCGGCGGTATCCGTATTGGTCCAAAACTCAAATTCTAAGATGATCTGGGCTTTTTCCGGACGGGACACCGAGGTCATGTGCTTGAGATTGGACAAACCGGAAAGAGAGTTTTCCAGAGGCTTAATGACAGTCTGCTCAATTTCCTCCGTGCCGGCGCCGGGATAGTTTACCGTTACGGTGACATAAGGAATATTGAGGGCCGGCAGTAACTCCACGCCGATGCGCCAAAAGCTGAACAGGCCCAGTACGACTAAGAGCATGACGATCATGGAAATGCCGATCGGCTTTTGAATAGAAAAGCGGGTCAGGTTCATGACGCGTCACCTGCCGCGTTTAGAGTTACCGGATGCGGCGAGATTACCATATCCGGGCGCAGACGGGAAAGGTTGGAAACGGCAATATTGTCTCCTTCTTGTAAGCCCTGAAGGATTTCTAGCTGCCGGTCGCCGCGGGCGCCTACCTGCACCGTGCGCTGTTCGATTTTGTTATTGCCGTTGATGACAAACACATAGGTTTGGCCGTTCTTTTCTAATAGAGCTTCCTTGGGAATGACCAAAGCCTGTTGGCGAAGGGGTAATTGTAAAACTACGCGGGAAAAGAGACCGCCGCGCAGAGTGGCCGGCAAGGGGGGCAAAAGGGAAATGCGCAAAGAAAACGCCAGTGTCTGGGTATCAATAGACGGGCTGATGTAGGTAATGGTCCCCGGCAGAGATTGGCCCAGCGCTTCTAGCTGCACTTGTACCGGCATGCCCAGGGAAAGGGCGGCTAAATCGCTTTCAGCTACTTGGCAGTCGACATACATTTGGCTGTTGTCAACAATGCTCAGCAGTTTTTGGCCTGCAGCTGCCAGATTGCCCACTTCCGCCTGACGATAGCCGATGGTGCCGGAGCGAGGCGCGCGCAGCAGCAGATCAGAACGCTGTTTTTCCATGGCTTGTACGGTATGTTGCGCTTTTTGAGCTGCCGCCTGGGAGGACTGAATAGAGGCGGCCTGGCCGTTTTGCATTTGGTTAGCAAGGGCGTCTAAGGCGCCTTTGGCGTCGGCGGTTTGCTGCTGGATAGATTCCAACTGTTCCAGAGAAATGCCGCCTACATTGTAGAGGCGTTGGGAACGTTGTTCTGTTGCTGCCGCTTTGCGGTAATCCGCCTGGGCCTTTTCGTAGTTGGCATAGAAAGAGGCTTGGGTTGTAATGGCGTCTGCAGAGGCTTGGCTGTAAGCCGCTTGGTTCTGGGCAATCGAAATATCCGCATCTTGCGTATCTTGAACCAGTAAA
This sequence is a window from Anaeromusa acidaminophila DSM 3853. Protein-coding genes within it:
- a CDS encoding efflux RND transporter periplasmic adaptor subunit encodes the protein MNVAKLKTILHTNKQAQKGLGFFLLLLVLAGGIYLLTAKDAPRDTSGKQQTTVDMLTISRADLYKRISLTGQTVPLSQVDLAAKYQGRILAVNVELGQQVAEGDILLVQDTQDADISIAQNQAAYSQASADAITTQASFYANYEKAQADYRKAAATEQRSQRLYNVGGISLEQLESIQQQTADAKGALDALANQMQNGQAASIQSSQAAAQKAQHTVQAMEKQRSDLLLRAPRSGTIGYRQAEVGNLAAAGQKLLSIVDNSQMYVDCQVAESDLAALSLGMPVQVQLEALGQSLPGTITYISPSIDTQTLAFSLRISLLPPLPATLRGGLFSRVVLQLPLRQQALVIPKEALLEKNGQTYVFVINGNNKIEQRTVQVGARGDRQLEILQGLQEGDNIAVSNLSRLRPDMVISPHPVTLNAAGDAS